The region AGGCGGCGCTGGCACAGAACACACGCTACACCATTTCGGGGACTGTGACAGACGCCCGTACAAAAAGCCCCCTTCCGGGCGTTGTTGTTAAGTTTCAGAATAGCAACACCGCTACGGCAACAGATGCCAATGGTGAGTACGACCTAGTGGCTAATTTACCGCCGGGCACATACCAGCTAAATTTTTCGTTTATCGGTTTTAAACCGGAGACCAGGCCGGTTGTACTGGGTACTGCAGAGGCAGTTGATCTGGACGTTCAGCTAAGCGAGGATATTGTGGGGCTGGATGAAGTGGTGGTAACAGGTACCTCGGTAGCTACAAGTAAAAAGCAGCTAGGGAATGCCATTTCTACTGTATCCGGGGAAGCGATCGAAAACAGCATTGCCATTTCCATAGACCAGGCCCTGGCAGGTAAAGTGGCCGGCGCCCAGATCACGCAGAATTCCGGTAACCCTGCCGGTGGTATCAGTGTGCGCCTGAGGGGTACCAGTACAGTAGTGGGGTCCGGCGACCCGCTCTATATCGTAGACGGTGTGATCATCAACAACAGCTCTCCGGAACTGATTGACCTGGGAGGATATGCCCAAAACCGTCTGGTAGATATCAACCCGAATGATATAGAACGCATCGAAATTATAAAAGGCGCTGCAGCAGCGGCAATCTATGGCTCACGGGCGAGCAATGGTGTGGTGCAGATATTTACCAAGCGTGGTGTAGAAGGTAAGCCACAAATACAGGTATCTACCCAATTCAGAGTAAGCGAAGTGCGCAAAACACTGGAGTATAACGATTACCCTTTTCGTTTTATAAATACTACTGCCACTGACCTGACGCAGGAGCCGGTGCAGCGCTACGATTACCAGGACGAGATTTTCCGGACAGCATTTGGAACAGAGAACAACGTTTCGGTTTCGGGAGGTAGCGCCAATACACAGTACTTTCTTAGCGGAAACTACTTACGGAATCAGGGGATTATTGATAACACTAAATTTAACAGGGGAGGCGCCCGCATCCGGGTTGACCAGACTCTGAAAGACTGGATATCCGTCTCGGTGGGGGCAAACTATGTGCTTAGCACCAGCGAGGAAATACCAAACGGCGGCTTAAGTGAGGCATATGGTGCCCTGACAGGCTTTATCTTTAGCAACAACTTTATTGATCCGCAGCCGGATCCGGTAACAGGAGTATATCCCTCTACGGCCCCTACGGCTATACTTAGAAGAACAAACCCACTGGAGGCCATCAACCGGTTTGACTTCCGCCAGCGTACCAGCAGGTTTATTGGTGACTTCCAGTTGATGGTAACGCCTATTGACAACCTTAACATCAACTATACATTAGGTTATGATAATTCTACGCAGATAGCCACCGGATTTATTCCGGTAGGCAACACCACTCCCTCCTACGATGCAGGTTATTCTCGACGTGCAGACAGAACGGCCTACCTGCTGAACAATGACCTCAACATTTCCTACAGAACGATGCTGTCTGATTGGCTGGAATCTACCACCGGTGTGGGAGCTACGGCTCAGACTGAGAAAATATACACGACAGGCATAACAGGTACACAGCTCGTGCCGCAGGCACAGACTCCTTCTACGGCCGCCATTATAGTTACCGGTGAGGCAAGATCCGACATCAACATACTAGGCTTTTTTGCCCAGCAGACGTTTGGGTTCGGTGATCGTTTTTTCTTAACAGGTGCAGGCCGGTATGATGTGTCCTCTGTTTTCGGGCCCGACGACAGGTGGCAGTTTTACCCCAAAGTGAGTGCCAGCTACCTGATTTCCAATGAGCAGTTCTGGCAGCGCTGGAGCTCGGTGGTGCCTACCCTGAAGCTTAGAGCATCGTACGGCCAATCTGGTAATTTAACAGCTATTCAGGCCTACGACCGCTTAACAAACTTTGTGGGCGCCTCCTTGCCTGGTTTCCCCGGGGTGTCCTCTCCAACCCTGTTGGGTAACCCGGAAATCAAACCCGAGCGGCAAACAGAAACAGAGTTTGGCGTGGACATGAGCTTACTCAACGGTCGCCTGGGCTTAGAGTTCTCCTATTATACCAAAGACGTGGAAGATCTGCTGCTCAACATTTCGCTGGCACCTACCACCGGTTACCTGACACAGTATGTAAACATTGGCACCCTGACCAATAAGGGCGTTGAGTTTCTGCTAACCGGCGCCCCGCTTCAAAAAGAGAGCGTTAAGTGGACGTCAACGCTGATATATTCCAGGAACAAGAACAGGCTAAACGACATACCGGGAGGCGTAGTAACCTTTCCTGGCGGCTTCGGGCAGGTGGCTGCTGTAAACGGGTATCCGATCGGGGCTTTTTACAGTACTTATTTTGCCAGAAACCCTGACGGATCGCTTTTACTGACCCCTGCGGGGCTGCCGCAGCCCGAACGTGTAGGGCGAAACCCCGAAACAGGGCAACCTGCTGGGGCAACCGTGCCGAAAGTGATCGG is a window of Pontibacter kalidii DNA encoding:
- a CDS encoding SusC/RagA family TonB-linked outer membrane protein, translated to MEKIYIKRKSYVKASFLCLLLLGLLNQAALAQNTRYTISGTVTDARTKSPLPGVVVKFQNSNTATATDANGEYDLVANLPPGTYQLNFSFIGFKPETRPVVLGTAEAVDLDVQLSEDIVGLDEVVVTGTSVATSKKQLGNAISTVSGEAIENSIAISIDQALAGKVAGAQITQNSGNPAGGISVRLRGTSTVVGSGDPLYIVDGVIINNSSPELIDLGGYAQNRLVDINPNDIERIEIIKGAAAAAIYGSRASNGVVQIFTKRGVEGKPQIQVSTQFRVSEVRKTLEYNDYPFRFINTTATDLTQEPVQRYDYQDEIFRTAFGTENNVSVSGGSANTQYFLSGNYLRNQGIIDNTKFNRGGARIRVDQTLKDWISVSVGANYVLSTSEEIPNGGLSEAYGALTGFIFSNNFIDPQPDPVTGVYPSTAPTAILRRTNPLEAINRFDFRQRTSRFIGDFQLMVTPIDNLNINYTLGYDNSTQIATGFIPVGNTTPSYDAGYSRRADRTAYLLNNDLNISYRTMLSDWLESTTGVGATAQTEKIYTTGITGTQLVPQAQTPSTAAIIVTGEARSDINILGFFAQQTFGFGDRFFLTGAGRYDVSSVFGPDDRWQFYPKVSASYLISNEQFWQRWSSVVPTLKLRASYGQSGNLTAIQAYDRLTNFVGASLPGFPGVSSPTLLGNPEIKPERQTETEFGVDMSLLNGRLGLEFSYYTKDVEDLLLNISLAPTTGYLTQYVNIGTLTNKGVEFLLTGAPLQKESVKWTSTLIYSRNKNRLNDIPGGVVTFPGGFGQVAAVNGYPIGAFYSTYFARNPDGSLLLTPAGLPQPERVGRNPETGQPAGATVPKVIGDPNPDWTGSWINEISLTNGFFFRAQFDAAYGFDVFNFTRRVGERDLYGGLAGYEPELRGEVPKGTSAALFGIFENYIEDGSYIKLREVSVGYDFKPAFLGNSSVRVNLAGRNLFSIDDYSGYDPEVNAAGQTNAVRGFDFVEVPIPRTYALGVTVAF